TGTTTGTCCTGCCACCCGGCTTCAGGTGGCTCCAGCGGGCGCGGAACCTTGTTCTTATTGCCACCTAGTCCTGTCCAGAGGATTGAAACCAGGCGGTTTGCTGCGAGGAAAACAGCGTTTGTCTCATCGCTGACTGACGCGGGGCCGCCCATCGCACGCATGAGCGCGCAGCCGGGCGGCAGGTTCGCAGCCAGCACGGCAGCCCTACGCAGCGACAATCTGCCAGTGAAAATATCAGTCAGATTGATGCCGTATTCGGCTTGGAAGCTGGCTTCTAGTGGCTCCCAGTATTCGCCCGTCAGTCGGACGAACCCGAGGATTTTCCCCCATCAACCGCTTCAATCACGCCACCGAGCCACGTGACAACGGCTTCCATCGTGATTTTTCCATTCTTGCCACGCAACGGCTCCAACGCTGCCGCGCGCTCTGCGGGGTCAGGCCAGATAGCGTGTATCAGCGGGAATGGGTTATCTGAGTTCAACGCGTCCAGGACTTCAAAATCGTCAAAGAGATCCTGTGTCAAATCAACGGTGATACCACGGCAGGTAACCGTGATCTTCTTGTTTTCAGTGTCTTTCACGACGCTGGTTTCACGCTTGGCTGCTTCACGGGCTTTTGCCTGTGTGCGCTGGCGTGAGCGTTGCGCCTGACGAGCTGGTGATGCTTGCTTAGCCATAGAAAGATTTCCTATTCTTCCGCAAAGAAAATTGAGTTAAATGGTGCGGGTCGTGCCAGGGGGCGGAAGGACAAGGACGCCACCCCGGCACGACCTAGCGCACCACAGCCACTACCCGAATTAGTGGCTTTCCGCACCAGACGAAGCCGGGGCAGCAGACGCGCCCTCCAGCATTTCTGGAGCGTTAGAAATCAGGTAATAATTCCCCAGCACCTTCAGTGTGTAGTTATACGCGCTGATATCACCATTCTTGAACGCCAGCCCCTCGCGCTCACCCAGCGTCAAATGCGGGAACACATAACGGAAATGAATTTCCTCGTTAGACGTGTCATAAAGATCGACCATGCCGCACAGGTCCTTCACCTGCCTGGAGGACTTCGCCTTGATACGTACGGCACCACCGCTACCGGCCTTTTCGACCTCACCATCCAGATACGTGACGACCGTCTGGAGCTTGGACTCCAGTAGTGCGGCAGTGAAAGACGTCGTGGAATCAGACATGAACGTCTTGACCACGCCGTGGCCTTGGTACCCCTTCAGGTCATCAGTGGAGTCATCGAATCCGAGCTCCATGCCCTCATCACTGATCCACCCGCAGTCGACGAGGCCGTCTGGCGCCTTGTCGGTCAGCGTGGTGAGCTTGTCGAGCTTGTCGGCCAGTTCTTTCGTGTATTTTGCGAGATACAGCGCGTCATTGTCGGATCCGAACATGTGCGCGAAATCTGCGTTGAGTTCAGCCATCGTGAACACCCTTTCCTATGAATTATTGAAAATGAAAGCCCCGCGACCTGTCAGGTGGCGGGGGTTGTCTTGATTGTGATCTGATACGTTGCCGTGCACCGCGCTTGGGCGGTGTCAGGGTCAGGAAACTCAGCAGGCGTAGTACCATGCACGCTCACGACCGGGCTGGTCACAGTAGGCAGAGACTCCATCACGTCATTCACAGTGAGCGCCAATCGCATGGCGCGCGCCGTACTCTCCGCATAGGAGTCCACAGTGACCTGCGATTCCTGCAGGACACGACCATACCTACCACCACCGCCAGTTGAGATGACGCGCACGAACCGCGCGGGCTTACCGGCACCGTCAGGCCTGGTGGACACGACCTGCACACCGTCTAGGAGGCGCTTCAGCAGGCTCATCACAATGAGCTTCGCGTCCACGCTCACAAAACCGGACAATTTAGCCTCCTCTCGCCTGGCTGCCGATAGCCCGCTCGAGCAGGTGATGTTTGGCTTGACGTGCGCGCGCTTTCGGGTGTCCAGCCACCACGTACGCGCGCACACGCTCGCCAGTACGCACCCTCACGTCGAACTCGCTACCGGCAGCATCCCTGATCTGATTGGCTTTCGCCTCCACCAGGCGGCGCGTCTGACTCCCCGTGAGTAGTTGACTGATCGCGTCGTGACGCGAAAAGAATCGCACTCTACGAGCCATCATCCACGCCTTTCAGGGACACGACCATGCCGGACGGCCACCACTGGGGCGCGCCCTCCACCCGGTACTGACGGCCCATCACTTCAATGAGGTCGCGGGCTGTCACGCGCGGGTGCTCGCCCCGCCAGTACAGGGACGGCAAGCTGATCACCGGTTTTTCGCCCGGATTGACCGGCTCACTCGTCCTGCCTGGAGCGAACAGGGCGGGCGGAAGCTCCACACGCTCTGGCGAGCCTGGAAGCGGGTCACCGTACTCGTCCACGCCACCACTGGTGGTGCGGATGAGCGTGACGGGGACTTTCCAGTCATCCATCATTGCGATCACCTGCCAGCAGGTCCACCTCGAACGCCCGTCCGACACCGACTCCGAGACTCTTGCGCTCGGTTTTCGTCAGGTACAGGTCGCCCTGCGGATTCGCGTAAGAGAATTGCTGCGTGAACGGCCCGTCGGTCGTGCTCATGGAGGAGACCCCGCCGGGAATGCTGTCGCTGCCCATTGCTCGGCGCACAACCTGGCAGGAAACGCGTTTCAGCGTGGACTCAGGCAGCTCACGCCACCGTCTGGTGGTGGTGCGGATCAGGTCGGCGGCATCGAGG
The sequence above is a segment of the Schaalia radingae genome. Coding sequences within it:
- a CDS encoding Gp19/Gp15/Gp42 family protein; its protein translation is MEEQGEEAFATVADLEARWRGLSEQEQARAKVLLLDAADLIRTTTRRWRELPESTLKRVSCQVVRRAMGSDSIPGGVSSMSTTDGPFTQQFSYANPQGDLYLTKTERKSLGVGVGRAFEVDLLAGDRNDG